The DNA sequence AATTGCAAAAGAAAATAATCCTTTCCAACGAAGAGAATTAAGCAAAACTGAAGCATTGGATTTTTTCACAAATGTTGGTGATCAGTATAAACAAGAAATAATTTCTGAGCTTGATGGTGAAACAGAAGTAATAAGTTTATATCACGAAGGAAATTTTACTGATTTATGTATCGGACCGCATATTCCATCAACCGGAAAAATTAAATATGTAAAACTTATTAATATATCCGGCTCATATTGGCGTGGTGATGAAAAACGCCAAAGTTTGCAGAGAATTTATGGAGTTTCATTCCCTAAAAAGAAAATGCTAGATGAGCATTTGGAACTTTTAGAAGAAGCAAAAAAACGAGATCACAGAAAATTAGGTAAACAGCTTGGGCTTTTCAGCATTGAAGAAGAAGCTGGTCCCGGTTTAATTTATTGGCATCCGAAAGGTGCAATGGTTAGACATGTTGTTGAATCATTTTGGAAAGAAGCTCACTTAAAAAATGGGTATGAATTAGTTTATTCCCCTCACATTGGAAAAAGTTGGCTGTGGGAAACAAGCGGACATCTTGTAAATTATAAAGATAGTATGTTTGCCCCAATGAAAATTGATGAACAAGATTATTATATAAAACCAATGAATTGTCCTTTTCATATAATGATGTATAAATCAAATTTACATTCTTATAGAGATTTACCATTTAGATGGGCAGAACTTGGAACAGTTTATAGATATGAAAAAAGCGGTGTTTTGCACGGACTTTTACGCGTAAGAGGATTCACTCAAGATGATGCACATATTTTTTGTGCTCAAGAACAAATTGAAGCTGAAATTATTGAAGTAATCCGTTTTTCAAACTATATGTGGAAAACTTTCAGTTTTGACAAATTGAAATACTATGTCGCTACAAAACCGGAAAAAGCTGTTGGAAGTGATGAACTTTGGGATAAAGCTACTAATTTGTTAAAAGAAGCTTTAGAATCTGAAGGATTAAAATATGAAATGGATGAAGGCGGCGGAGCTTTTTACGGACCAAAAATTGATATTAAAGTTAAAGATGCTTTGAATCGACAATGGCAAATGAGCACAATTCAGTTTGATTTTAATTTGCCCGAGAGATTTGACATGAAATATATCGGAGAAGATGGAAAAGAACATCGTCCGTTTATGGTTCATAGAGCTTTGTTTGGATCAATTGAAAGATTTATGGGAGTTCTAATTGAACATTTTGGCGGAGCATTTCCAACTTGGCTTGCACCTGTTCAAGTTGCGATTATTCCGGTTTCACAAAACTTTTTAGATTATGCTGAAGAAGTAAAAAATAAATTAGTTGAGAATAATATTCGCGTAGAACTTGATACTCGTAATGAAAAAATTGGATATAAAATTAGAGAATGTGAAAATCAAAAAGTTCCTTATATGCTAATTTTAGGTGAAAAGGAAAAAGAATCCGGAAATATTTCAGTTCGAAAACATAAAGAAGGTGACAAAGGTTCTTTAAATTTAGAAGAATTTATAGTGAATCTTAAATCAGAAATAAATAAATTATCTGTTAACTAATTTAGGAGGTTTTCATCGCTCAAGAAAAACAGCGCGTTAATGAAGAAATAAGACATCCAGAAGTAAGATTGCTTGGACCGGATAACCAGCAATTAGGAATTTATACTTCATTTAATGCACTAAAAAAAGCTCAAGAACAAGGTTTGGATTTAATTGAAATTGCTCCTCAAGCAAAACCACCGGTTTGTAAAATTATTGATTTTGGAAAATATCAATATGAATTACAGAAAAAGGAGAAAATTCAAAAGAAGAAACAACATGTTACAGTGTTAAAAGAAATTAGATTGCATCCTAATACTGATACACATGATTTTGAATTCAAATCCAGACATGCAGAAAAATTTCTTAGCGAAGGAAATAAAGTTAAAGTTTCTGTTATTTTTAAAGGAAGAGAACTTGCCTACAAAGATCACGGAAAAGAATTATTAGTAAAATTTATTGAAAGTTTAGGTGAAGTTTCAACTGTTGAGCATGAAATTAAATTTGAAGGAAAAGCAATGCATGCTATTCTTCAGCCAAAAAAAATAAAAAGTAAAAAGACAAAATAAATAGGTTAGATTATGCCAAAAATGAAAAGTAATAGAGGAGCTTCTAAAACTTTTAGAAAAACCGGTTCCGGAAAAATTAAAAGAAACAAAGCTTTTAAATCTCATATTCTTACCAAAAAAAGTACAAAAACAAAACGAGGTTTAAGAAAAGCTACACTTGTTTCTGATGCTGATTTCAAACGCGTAAAAACAATGATTCAATAAAAGGAGTTTGTGTAAAATGCCTAAAGCAAAAAATAACGTTGCCTCTCGTGCACGTAGAAGAAAATTATTAAAACTTGCAAAAGGTTACTGGGGTTCAAGAAGTAAAGTTTATACAGTTGCAAAGCACTCGGTTGAAAAAGGATTGCAATTTGCTTATAGAGATAGAAAAAATAAAAAGAGAACTTACAGAAGTCTTTGGATTGTTAGAATTAACGCTGCAGCAAGAATTAACGGAACTACTTATTCTCGTTTAATTAATGCAATGAGTCAAAAAGGAATTGATATTAATAG is a window from the Ignavibacteriota bacterium genome containing:
- the thrS gene encoding threonine--tRNA ligase; the protein is MNEKIKIKFPDSSEKEFDKGITSLQIAETISSKLAEDVLIAKVNSKLVDLNKPIIYDSTLQLFTFNDEIGKHSYWHSTSHLMAHAIQSIFPEAKFGVGPAIEGGFYYDFDIDTKITEADLAKIENKMLEIAKENNPFQRRELSKTEALDFFTNVGDQYKQEIISELDGETEVISLYHEGNFTDLCIGPHIPSTGKIKYVKLINISGSYWRGDEKRQSLQRIYGVSFPKKKMLDEHLELLEEAKKRDHRKLGKQLGLFSIEEEAGPGLIYWHPKGAMVRHVVESFWKEAHLKNGYELVYSPHIGKSWLWETSGHLVNYKDSMFAPMKIDEQDYYIKPMNCPFHIMMYKSNLHSYRDLPFRWAELGTVYRYEKSGVLHGLLRVRGFTQDDAHIFCAQEQIEAEIIEVIRFSNYMWKTFSFDKLKYYVATKPEKAVGSDELWDKATNLLKEALESEGLKYEMDEGGGAFYGPKIDIKVKDALNRQWQMSTIQFDFNLPERFDMKYIGEDGKEHRPFMVHRALFGSIERFMGVLIEHFGGAFPTWLAPVQVAIIPVSQNFLDYAEEVKNKLVENNIRVELDTRNEKIGYKIRECENQKVPYMLILGEKEKESGNISVRKHKEGDKGSLNLEEFIVNLKSEINKLSVN
- a CDS encoding translation initiation factor IF-3 produces the protein MAQEKQRVNEEIRHPEVRLLGPDNQQLGIYTSFNALKKAQEQGLDLIEIAPQAKPPVCKIIDFGKYQYELQKKEKIQKKKQHVTVLKEIRLHPNTDTHDFEFKSRHAEKFLSEGNKVKVSVIFKGRELAYKDHGKELLVKFIESLGEVSTVEHEIKFEGKAMHAILQPKKIKSKKTK
- the rpmI gene encoding 50S ribosomal protein L35 — encoded protein: MPKMKSNRGASKTFRKTGSGKIKRNKAFKSHILTKKSTKTKRGLRKATLVSDADFKRVKTMIQ
- the rplT gene encoding 50S ribosomal protein L20, with protein sequence MPKAKNNVASRARRRKLLKLAKGYWGSRSKVYTVAKHSVEKGLQFAYRDRKNKKRTYRSLWIVRINAAARINGTTYSRLINAMSQKGIDINRKILASLAVENPNAFADIVKFVTA